The Aspergillus nidulans FGSC A4 chromosome VIII genome contains the following window.
CCGAAAATACCGTAAGCCGGCGATAGAGCATATCTTCCGCCAACCTCATACGGAGCATTGTTGTTGAACGATTAATTTGCAGGCTTAACCTTTCTTTGCTGCGCACGATCCTTGTCGCGCTTCCGCAACAGCGCAATAACCACTGGTATGGCACATCAAccgcctgcagagcatcCATCAGGATCTATTTTCTCGCAACTCCGCCCCGACAAACAACTGCACACTATCGTAAGACAAATACCATAATGGATACAGACTCCATTTCCAGCAAGGTGATAGAAGTGGAAGGTGACCTTTTTGATGCTCCAGATGGCACAGCTTTGATACGTAAGTTATCGTACTCGCAGGTAGAGCCACACTGTGACAAATGCCAAAACTAACCGCCGTCTTGCGCAGACGCTTGCAATTGCCTCGGCTCATGGGGTGCAGGAATCGCAGGGGCCTTTCGCAAAAAAGTAGATATCCCTTCTTACACCGGCCTGAGGAAGCCACGAAGCTAACAGTTTCATTCTTACCCAGTACCCTGCGGCATACGAGATCTACGAATCTTACTGCCGTATGTACCTCGAAAAGCCTCAATATCGCAAGATCAACCCAACAGATACTGTTACTGGAAGTAGCCAGATTCCCGCCCGCGACATCCGACTTCCAGAGGGATCTACATTAGTTATCCCGCCCCAAAAACGGGACTACGAAAAGCCGGGAGGTAAAAAGCACTGGGTCATCTGCCTCTTTACTTCGCGTGGATATGGACGCAATGTGAGCAGCGTCGATATCATTCTGCAAAATACGGAGCTGGCGATTGCGGATTTGAAGGATCAGCTTGATGAGCTGAAGCAAATGTGGTCCAAAGCAGACGATGCTAATATTAAGGGCCTAAAAGCTTGCCGGTTCAACTCGGGACTTTTTGGAGTGGATTGGGCGCTTACGAGGAGGATTTTGGAGGATTCGGGGTTGGAAATTATTGTTGTTCGTCCGCCCGGGGAGAAGTAGAGTGCCAGGGTTCTCAGTAAGATTCAAGCAGACATGCCTCTAGCACTTTTCGAGTGTGATTTATGTAGAGATGGTGCGATTGATCAAGTGATCCTATTCCGCCAACGTACTCTTTAACCAATGTGCCGAAGTACTTCGTAGGAAAGGAAAGTGGTGTACGCAAGTCACCTGACCTCGCGTCTGGCAGTCGCGATGCGCGCCGATTCAACCGCCAACACCTCTTTCACATCTACCAACTTCAGAGCacaagaaagaaacaaattGAGCGCAGAACCATGCCAGTTGAACGCCAAGCTCCCCAAAAGCGCCGCACACTTCCGTTCAAGCCACCAAGTA
Protein-coding sequences here:
- a CDS encoding uncharacterized protein (transcript_id=CADANIAT00001694); its protein translation is MDTDSISSKVIEVEGDLFDAPDGTALIRSHEANSFILTQYPAAYEIYESYCRMYLEKPQYRKINPTDTVTGSSQIPARDIRLPEGSTLVIPPQKRDYEKPGGKKHWVICLFTSRGYGRNVSSVDIILQNTELAIADLKDQLDELKQMWSKADDANIKGLKACRFNSGLFGVDWALTRRILEDSGLEIIVVRPPGENDPIPPTYSLTNVPKYFVGKESGVRKSPDLASGSRDARRFNRQHLFHIYQLQSTRKKQIERRTMPVERQAPQKRRTLPFKPPSRASGSAVSASTAGSSKAKATKPATKTKNTNAATTFFSNNKPAKATTSRQRPSPSPSPTNSGTDSTSSTSDDSSRASPASASDDESEANYILAEITHAKPEHEDVLSSEPLIPPKLLTRLLHHHFRSEKTKIAKDANAVVAKYIDVFVREAVARAAFERSEAQGGASGGVGIADGFLESCADIDMVLIIYLGKMAGFVLGVGCSAGVPLGHGMFFACTRDTSRVDF